A stretch of Mya arenaria isolate MELC-2E11 chromosome 14, ASM2691426v1 DNA encodes these proteins:
- the LOC128218287 gene encoding cyclic AMP receptor 4-like, translated as MEFTNESNYFNHTGVPECSLFPTDRVKCRALLYAKTVTASLSILGSVLTLGLVVLFKKYNEHSQRMIIHLSLAALVFGVAYVIQGIPSENNAICKVQASILQFSVCACLLWIMNIAFGIYFRVVYDINIKRYEKILTFLLWTLSLIITALPFSDNAYQPAGVWCWLRNDDAWRFGLWYCWRILSIVLFGYTMIHTEITIRRRRRGTFSTSITSLTAMESEIKTLRIYPILYFIVNIFPIINRIQNAAVQLREQTGYSFTLLLLQTLFDPLFGVTLSLAYVLDGTTRSRLNKAEITDALRRWRSKPAHVSVYRVPVPSPDMNISVINTHS; from the coding sequence atggagTTTACCAATGAAAGTAACTATTTTAATCATACAGGAGTGCCAGAATGCTCTCTGTTTCCAACTGACAGAGTGAAGTGCCGAGCATTGCTGTATGCTAAAACAGTAACAGCTTCTTTATCTATTTTAGGTTCAGTTCTAACATTGGGATTAGTTGTACtgttcaaaaaatataatgaacatTCACAAAGAATGATTATACATCTGTCACTGGCAGCACTTGTTTTTGGAGTTGCTTATGTGATACAAGGAATTCCGTctgaaaataatgcaatttgCAAGGTCCAAGCATCGATATTGCAATTCTCCGTTTGTGCATGTTTACTTTGGATTATGAACATTGCCTTCGGAATCTACTTTCGTGTTGTTTACGATATCAACATAAAACGTTATGAAAAGATATTGACATTCCTATTATGGACGTTGTCTTTGATCATAACGGCGCTACCCTTTTCGGATAATGCGTATCAGCCCGCTGGAGTTTGGTGTTGGCTGCGGAATGACGATGCATGGCGGTTTGGATTGTGGTACTGTTGGAGAATTTTATCCATTGTGTTATTTGGCTATACAATGATTCATACAGAAATTACAATTCGCAGACGTCGGAGGGGAACTTTTTCTACTTCTATCACAAGTTTGACAGCGATGGAGtcagaaataaaaacacttcGAATATATCCAATCCTGTATTTCATTGTGAACATTTTCCCTATCATAAATCGCATCCAAAACGCAGCAGTCCAGTTGCGCGAGCAAACAGGATACAGCTTTACACTATTGCTTCTTCAAACACTCTTCGACCCGTTGTTTGGTGTGACACTGTCTCTTGCGTATGTTCTTGATGGAACGACAAGGAGCAGACTGAACAAAGCTGAAATTACAGATGCTTTAAGACGATGGCGATCAAAACCGGCGCATGTAAGTGTGTACCGCGTGCCTGTACCGTCCCCGGACATGAACATATCTGTAATAAACACACACTCTTAA
- the LOC128217485 gene encoding cyclic AMP receptor 4-like — MEFTNDSNYFNQTEVPECSLFPTDRVKCRALLYVKTGTASLSILGSVLTLGLVVLFKKYNEHSQRMIIHLSLATLVFGVTYVIQGIPSENNAICKVQASILQFSVWACLLWIMNIAFGIYFRVVYDINIQQYEKILTFLLWALPLITMALPFSENAYQPAGVWCWLRNDNGWRFGLWYCWRILSIVLFGYTMIHTEITIRRRRRGTYSTSITSLTAMESEIKTLRIYPILYFIVNIFPIINRIQNAAVQVHDQRGYTFTLLLLQTLFDPLFGVTLSLAYVLDGTTRSRLNKAGITDALRRWRSKPTDVSVYRVPEQAPHMKISVIKT; from the coding sequence atggagtttaccaatgatagtaactaTTTTAATCAGACAGAAGTGCCAGAATGCTCTCTGTTTCCAACTGACAGAGTGAAGTGCCGAGCATTGCTGTATGTTAAAACAGGAACAGCTTCTTTATCTATTTTAGGTTCAGTTCTAACATTAGGATTAGTTGTACtgttcaaaaaatataatgaacatTCACAAAGAATGATTATACATCTATCACTGGCAACACTTGTTTTTGGAGTTACATATGTGATACAAGGAATTCCGTctgaaaataatgcaatttgCAAGGTCCAAGCATCGATATTGCAATTCTCCGTTTGGGCATGTTTACTCTGGATTATGAACATTGCCTTTGGAATCTACTTTCGTGTTGTTTACGATATCAACATACAACAATATGAAAAGATATTGACATTCCTATTATGGGCGTTGCCTTTGATCACAATGGCGCTACCCTTTTCGGAAAATGCGTATCAACCCGCTGGAGTTTGGTGTTGGCTGCGGAATGACAATGGATGGCGGTTTGGATTGTGGTACTGTTGGAGAATTTTATCCATTGTGTTATTTGGCTATACAATGATTCATACAGAAATTACAATTCGTAGACGTCGGAGGGGAACTTATTCAACTTCTATCACAAGTTTGACAGCGATGGAGtcagaaataaaaacacttcGAATATATCCAATCCTGTATTTCATTGTGAACATTTTCCCTATCATAAATCGCATCCAAAACGCAGCAGTTCAAGTGCACGATCAAAGAGGTTACACTTTTACACTGTTGCTTCTTCAAACACTCTTTGACCCATTGTTTGGTGTGACACTGTCTCTTGCGTATGTTCTTGATGGAACGACAAGGAGCAGGCTCAACAAAGCTGGTATTACTGATGCTTTAAGACGATGGCGATCAAAACCAACGGATGTAAGTGTGTACCGCGTTCCTGAACAGGCCCCGCACATGAAAATATCTGTAATAAAGACATAA